From the genome of Pseudomonas sp. FP453:
TTGATCGAATTGGCCAGTTCTTCCAGCGCCTGGGGGTCCATGTCCCGGCGTGGCTGGTATTTGCCGCGCTGGATCAGGTCCAGGGGCAGGTGTTGCAGCTCGCGCTCGTCGGCCTGCACCGCTTGCTCTTCAAGCGACGTGACAGTCGGACCACTCAGCAGTGCATCCAGTCCACGTCCGAGACCTCGTTTCTTGACGGCCATGGGGATTCCTTAAGTTGGCTGGGCTGCAGCGGTGCGTGAGTTGCGGCGTTGACGGCGAACCATCTCGCCGGCCAGGGCCAGGTAGGCAATGGCGCCACGCGAGGATTTGTCGTACGCCAGCGCGGGCATGCCGTAGCTTGGCGCTTCGGCCAGACGGATGTTGCGCGGGATCACCGTGTCGTAGAGCTGGTCGCCAAAGTGTTCCTTGAGCTGCGCCGACACGTCGTTCATCAGGCTCAGGCGCGGATCGAACATGGTCCGCAACAGGCCTTCGATCTGCAGGTTCGGGTTGAGCAACTCGGCGATACGCTTGATGTTATCCACAAGGTCGCTCAAGCCTTCCAGTGCGTAGTATTCGCACTGCATGGGGATAATCACCCCATCGGCTGCCACCAACGCGTTCAGCGTAAGCATCGACAGTGACGGCGGGCAGTCGATCAAAATGTAATCGTAATTCTCGCGGATCGGCGCCAACGCGCTGCGCAGACGGCTTTCCTTCATCTGCATTTCCAGCAGCACCACTTCCGCCGCGGTCAAATCGCGGTTGGCCGGCAGCAGTTGGTAACCACCGTGTTCGGAGAAGTGCATGGCCTGGGCCAGGTCGCACTCGCCGATCAGCAAGTCGTAGACCGAGTTTTCCAGGCCGTGTTTATCCACACCGCTACCCATGGTGGCGTTGCCCTGTGGATCGAGATCGATCAACAGCACCCGGCGCTTGGTAGCCACCAGGGATGCTGCGAGGTTGATGCAGGTGGTGGTTTTGCCCACGCCACCTTTCTGGTTCGCTATCGCGAATACCTTAGCCATTCTTGCTTGTGTTCCCAATCATGCCGTGCGGCGCAGTATCAGCAGATGGCGTTGGCCTTGGCAACCGGGTACGGCCAAGGCGTGTTCGCTATCGAGGTGGAAGTCTGCCGGCAATGCTAACAGCTCGTCGCTTGGATGGACGCCCTTCATTGCCAGCCAGCGGGTGTCACGGTCGCCGAGGTGGCGAGTCCAGTTGCTGAAGTTCTCCATGCTGCTGAAGGCCCGGGAAACAATTCCGTTGAAAGGCTGTTCAGGCGTGAAGGCTTCGACGCGACTGTGGATAACGTGCAGGTTATCCAACTTGAGTTCGAGTTTGACCTGGGTCAGGAAGCGGGTTTTCTTGCCGTTGCTGTCCAGGCAGGTGACTTGCGACTCGGGAAACAGGATTGCCAGGGGAATCCCTGGCATGCCGCCGCCACTGCCAACGTCGAGCCAGCGACCGTTTTCGATAAACGGCATCACACTCAAGCTGTCGAGCAAGTGACGCGAAACCATTTCGTCTGGATCACGCACTGCAGTCAGGTTGTAGGCCTTGTTCCATTTGATCAACAGGGCCAGGTAACCCAGCAGCAATTCGTGCTGGGCCGGGGTCAGGTCGACGCCCAACTGGCGCGCACCTGTGGATAACTCTTCGGCGTGTTGCGAGGTGACCAACGAACTCAAGCGCTTTGCTCCAACTGACGGCCCGCGCCGCGTTTTTTCAAATGAATCATCAACAGCGAAATGGCTGCCGGCGTGACGCCGGGGATGCGTGAAGCCTGGCCCAGGGTTTCTGGCCGAGTTATCCCCAGCTTGCTTTGGATTTCTTTCGACAACCCGGAAATCCCGGTGTAATCGATATCCACAGGCAGCTTGGTGTCTTCACTGGCGCGCAGGCGAGCGATCTCATCCTGCTGGCGGTCAATGTAACCGGCGTACTTGGTCTTGATCTCGACCTGCTCGGCGACCTGTGGATCTTCTGCGCCGCCGCCGGTCACTTCGACCAGACCAGCGTAGTCGATTTCCGGGCGCGACAGCAGGTTGAGCAAGTTGTACTCGTGGGTCAGCGGCGTGCCGAATTTTTCCGCGATTGCGTCGCCCTGTTCGGTGCCCGGGCGAACCCAGGTGCTTTTCAGGCGTTGCTCTTCCAGGGTGATGCTTTCGCGTTTCTTGCAGAAGGCTTCCCAGCGCGCGTCATCGACCAAGCCCAGCTCGCGACCTTTTTCGGTCAGGCGCAGGTCGGCGTTGTCTTCGCGCAGGATCAGGCGGTATTCCGCCCGGGAAGTGAACATCCGGTACGGTTCCTGGGTACCCAGGGTGATCAGGTCATCCACCAACACACCGATGTACGCTTCATCGCGACGCGGGCACCAGCTGTCTTTGCCCTGTGCGCGCAGTGCGGCGTTGGTCCCGGCCAGCAAACCTTGGGCGCCGGCTTCTTCGTAACCGGTGGTGCCGTTGATTTGTCCGGCGAAGAAAAGACCGCCGATCACTTTGGTTTCCAGGCTGTACTTCAGGTCACGCGGATCGAAGTAGTCGTACTCGATGGCGTAGCCCGGACGCACGATGTGCGCGTTTTCCATGCCGCGAATCGATTGCACGATCTGGATTTGCACGTCGAATGGCAGGGAAGTGGAAATCCCGTTCGGGTACAGCTCATGGGTGGTCAAGCCTTCGGGCTCGATAAAGACCTGGTGGCTTTCCTTGTCGGCAAAGCGGTGGATCTTGTCTTCGATCGACGGGCAATAACGCGGGCCAATACCTTCGATCACCCCGGAATACATCGGCGAACGGTCGAGGTTCGCGGCAATGATTTCGTGGGTGCGCGCATTGGTGTGGGTAATCCAGCAGCTCACCTGTTTCGGGTGCTGCTCTTTGGAACCCATGAACGACATCACCGGAATCGGCGTGTCGCCGGCTTGTTCGGTCATCACCGAGAAATCCACAGAACGCCCATCGATACGCGGCGGGGTCCCGGTTTTCAGGCGACCGACGCGCAGCGGCAACTCACGCAGGCGTTTTGCCAGGGCAATCGACGGCGGATCACCGGCACGACCGCCGGAATAGTTCTGCATACCGATGTGGATAAGTCCGCCGAGGAAGGTACCGGTGGTCAACACCACGGATTCTGCGAAGAAACGCAGGCCCATCTGAGTGACAACACCGCGTACTTGATCCTGTTCAACGATCAGGTCATCCGCCGCCTGTTGAAATATCCACAGGTTCGGCTGGTTTTCCAGGGTTTCGCGCACGGCCGCCTTGTACAGGATGCGGTCGGCTTGTGCCCGAGTGGCACGCACGGCCGGGCCTTTACGGCTGTTCAGCACGCGAAATTGAATGCCACCCTTGTCGGTAGCCATGGCCATCACGCCGCCAAGGGCGTCGATTTCTTTGACCAGATGGCTCTTGCCGATCCCACCAATGGCGGGGTTGCAACTCATTGCACCGAGGGTTTCCACGTTGTGCGTGAGCAACAGGGTTTTTACGCCCATGCGTGCTGACGCCAGTGCTGCCTCGGTACCGGCATGACCGCCGCCGATGACGATCACTTCAAAACGGGAAGGGAAATCCACCACGCACCTCGTGCCTGCTTATGTAGGTAATCAGGAATTGTCTGTTGAAAGGGTTTTGGAGCTTTGGCGGCAAGTATAGGGACTTAGCCCTTCCTAAAGAACCCTTTGCACAAAATTTAACCAGCTGTGGATGAATCACAGACAATAGAAATTAAAAGAGAGAGATTTATTAAATCTTTGTTTTTATGTTTATTTCTACTGAGCCTACTTTCTGTGGATAGATCTCTACAGGCCTTTATTTACTTTGTGTACAGAGATTCAAAAGTCTGTGGTCATGTGCCAATGAGGCCCTTGGATAAGTGCTTTAAGCCTGTGGATTAAAGCAGTGGTTATCCACAGGCGGGTTTATCTTCAGTTTTCAAGCCCTGTTATCAACTGGGCACAGGGGCGGTTATTCACAGGGCTTAATCCACAGAAATCGATGAATAGCTGGGTATTTCAGGCGTGACGAAGCCGCCGCAATCTTTCGATTCGCAGCTGGGCCCGTAAAAGAGAGACCTATTGTGAGAAAACCGCAGTGCAGTTAATAATAGCGATTATCATTAACCTGCCTTGTCGCGCCCTATGCCCCCTCCTTCACACACGGCTGCTGTCCAGCACATCTACGAACAGCACCATTCGTGGCTGCAGGGATGGCTCAAAGGTAAATTGCATAACGCTTGCGATGCGGCCGACGTGGCGCACGATACGTTCGTGCGCATCCTGGGCGGACGCCATGCCGCGCAGATCATGGAACCGCGTGACTATCTGGCGACCATTGCCAAAGGCCTGGTGATTGACCGTTATCGCCGGCATGCCGTTGAACAGGCTTATAAGCAAACCCTGGCCGAGCGCCCTGAAGCCACAGCCATTCAGCGAAGAAGACAAGGCAATCATCATCGAAACCCTGGTGGCTGTGGATAAAGCGCTGTCTAGCCTGGGGGAGCGAGCGCGGCGGATTTTCATGCTGTCGCAGATCGAGGGCCTGACTTATCAACAAATCGCCGATCAACTGCAGGTTTCCCTGACCACCGTGAAAAAACACATGGTCCGCGCGCTGACCGAGTGTGCATTGATCATGGCCGGCCTCTGATGGCCGCCGCGCCTGACCGCAAGACCTTCGAGGCGGCTGCCAGCTGGTATGTGCAGTTTCAGTCCCAGCCGCCAACGCCTGCCGAACGATACGCCTGGCAGCAATGGCTCAATGGCGATCCGTCCCATCAGGCTGCGTGGAACCAGATGGAACAATTGCAGCGCAGTCTCGGTGCCCTGCCCCAGGACGTTACCCGTCGTGCCTTGTCGACCACGCAACAACGCCGGCAGGTCCTCAAGTGGATGTTGGCACTCGGCAGCACTGGATACCTCGGTTGGAATGTTCAACAACACACGTCCCTGGGCAATGTGTGGGCCGACTACCGCACTGCTGTAGGACAGCGGCGGCGTATCGAACTGGCCGACGGCACGCAGATCGACCTCAATACCGGCACCGCCATCGATGTCGCGTTCGATGGGCGCCAGCGTTTG
Proteins encoded in this window:
- a CDS encoding ParA family protein, with translation MAKVFAIANQKGGVGKTTTCINLAASLVATKRRVLLIDLDPQGNATMGSGVDKHGLENSVYDLLIGECDLAQAMHFSEHGGYQLLPANRDLTAAEVVLLEMQMKESRLRSALAPIRENYDYILIDCPPSLSMLTLNALVAADGVIIPMQCEYYALEGLSDLVDNIKRIAELLNPNLQIEGLLRTMFDPRLSLMNDVSAQLKEHFGDQLYDTVIPRNIRLAEAPSYGMPALAYDKSSRGAIAYLALAGEMVRRQRRNSRTAAAQPT
- the rsmG gene encoding 16S rRNA (guanine(527)-N(7))-methyltransferase RsmG, giving the protein MSSLVTSQHAEELSTGARQLGVDLTPAQHELLLGYLALLIKWNKAYNLTAVRDPDEMVSRHLLDSLSVMPFIENGRWLDVGSGGGMPGIPLAILFPESQVTCLDSNGKKTRFLTQVKLELKLDNLHVIHSRVEAFTPEQPFNGIVSRAFSSMENFSNWTRHLGDRDTRWLAMKGVHPSDELLALPADFHLDSEHALAVPGCQGQRHLLILRRTA
- the mnmG gene encoding tRNA uridine-5-carboxymethylaminomethyl(34) synthesis enzyme MnmG, with translation MDFPSRFEVIVIGGGHAGTEAALASARMGVKTLLLTHNVETLGAMSCNPAIGGIGKSHLVKEIDALGGVMAMATDKGGIQFRVLNSRKGPAVRATRAQADRILYKAAVRETLENQPNLWIFQQAADDLIVEQDQVRGVVTQMGLRFFAESVVLTTGTFLGGLIHIGMQNYSGGRAGDPPSIALAKRLRELPLRVGRLKTGTPPRIDGRSVDFSVMTEQAGDTPIPVMSFMGSKEQHPKQVSCWITHTNARTHEIIAANLDRSPMYSGVIEGIGPRYCPSIEDKIHRFADKESHQVFIEPEGLTTHELYPNGISTSLPFDVQIQIVQSIRGMENAHIVRPGYAIEYDYFDPRDLKYSLETKVIGGLFFAGQINGTTGYEEAGAQGLLAGTNAALRAQGKDSWCPRRDEAYIGVLVDDLITLGTQEPYRMFTSRAEYRLILREDNADLRLTEKGRELGLVDDARWEAFCKKRESITLEEQRLKSTWVRPGTEQGDAIAEKFGTPLTHEYNLLNLLSRPEIDYAGLVEVTGGGAEDPQVAEQVEIKTKYAGYIDRQQDEIARLRASEDTKLPVDIDYTGISGLSKEIQSKLGITRPETLGQASRIPGVTPAAISLLMIHLKKRGAGRQLEQSA